The DNA segment GATTGGATTCCAAACCAAGAAGGTTTATATTGGTTCTTAAACAATATTTGGCCAATAATACTTAATGAATGTCCCAGCGTATCTTTTCATATTGCCGGTAGAAATACCCCAAAATCAATTGTTGAAAGATTAAAAAAGGAAAAAAGTGTAATCTTTCATGGCGAAGTGGAAAGTGCAACCGAATATCTCAGTAGATTCTCCATTCTAGCAGTTCCAATCCTCTCTGGAAGTGGAATGAGGGTGAAAATTGTTGAAGGTATGATGCTAGGAAATGTAATTGTTACAACCTCTATTGGGTTGGAGGGAATATATGCAACGAATAGAGAACAAGTTATTATTGCTGACGAGCCTAAGGATTTTGCAGAAGCAATTATCGAATTGATTCGTATTCCGATATTAAAGAATAGTATTGCAAAAAAAGCTCGTATTTTTGCAACCGATAATTTTGATACCTCCGCCTTAACAGAAAAGTTGGAGGCTTTTTACAAAAAACTTATTTAAAGGTGGTCAAGTTTATTTTTTGGTTATTCATTGGATTACTCTTATATAGCTATATCGGTTATACAATAATCATTCTGGTTATATCATTTATCAAAAGATTTTTTCTTTCAAATAGAGAAGGCAATAAGGGTATTGAATCAGAATTTCCTGAGGTAACAATAGTTATAGCCGCATACAATGAAGAAAAAAACGTCACCGAAAAAATTAAGAATACCTTTCAACAGGACTACCCTCAAGATAAAATAACACTGGTTTGGGTTAATGATTCCTCATCCGATAAAACTAAAGATAAGGTAGCAGAATACCCGAATGTTACCCTTTTAAATCAAATTGAACGACAAGGAAAAGTTGCTGCAATAAATTTAGCAATGCGGTACGTTAAAACACCTATCGTTATTTTTTCGGATGCAAATGCTATGCTTTCAGCAGAAGCCATCAATAAGATAGTTAAACCCTTCTCCAATCCTAAGGTTGGTTGTGTTGCAGGAGAAAAAAGAATCTTAATGAACCTTATTGAGAACGCAGCAGCCACAGGTGAAGGAATTTACTGGAAATATGAGTCTTTTATCAAGCAGATAGAGTCAACCTGTGGTTCTACACTTAGCGCAACTGGGGAACTTTATGCAATTCGGACTGAATTATTTGATGAGGTTAAAAATGATACTATACTTGATGATTTTATTATTTCAACCCATGTAATTAGAAAAGGATACTTGGTAAAGTATGTGCCTGATGCCTATGCTTGTGAAAAGGCTTCTGCAAATATTAATGAGGAAAAAAAGAGAAAGATTAGAATTGCAGCAGGAAGTTTTCAAGCGCTTTTTAGAAGTATGGAACTATTAAACCCATTTAAGCATCCTCTTTTCTCATTCCAATTCTTCTCACACAAAATTTTAAGATGGTTTGTACTACCAATTTCTCTACTATTGCTACCCTTATTAAATGTATTTATTCTTTTTTCCCACAGTCAATCCCCCATATATCAAGCAACTCTCATTATTCAAATATTCGTTCTATTAATGATTTTTTCGGGTTGGTTATTCAAGGATAAACAAATATCAACAAAATGGGTGTTTCTTCCTTTTTACCTTTTCATGATGAACATTTCAATTGTGCAAGGGTTTATTCGCTATGTTAATGGGAAACAAAATGTGAAATGGGATAAATCCTTAAGACAAACCTGACAAATGTTATGTATAGTTTTCAGTTCAATATACTACTTTTGCATCAATTAAAAACAAAAAAATAGATGAGCATCAAGCAACAAAGCAAAACCGAATTCAAACTTAACACAATATCTGAGGCACTTGAAGAACTTAAAGCAGGTAAAGTTATTATTGTTGTTGATGATGAGGATCGGGAAAACGAAGGTGA comes from the Bacteroidia bacterium genome and includes:
- a CDS encoding glycosyltransferase family 2 protein, which translates into the protein MVKFIFWLFIGLLLYSYIGYTIIILVISFIKRFFLSNREGNKGIESEFPEVTIVIAAYNEEKNVTEKIKNTFQQDYPQDKITLVWVNDSSSDKTKDKVAEYPNVTLLNQIERQGKVAAINLAMRYVKTPIVIFSDANAMLSAEAINKIVKPFSNPKVGCVAGEKRILMNLIENAAATGEGIYWKYESFIKQIESTCGSTLSATGELYAIRTELFDEVKNDTILDDFIISTHVIRKGYLVKYVPDAYACEKASANINEEKKRKIRIAAGSFQALFRSMELLNPFKHPLFSFQFFSHKILRWFVLPISLLLLPLLNVFILFSHSQSPIYQATLIIQIFVLLMIFSGWLFKDKQISTKWVFLPFYLFMMNISIVQGFIRYVNGKQNVKWDKSLRQT